The segment GCCTCCCTTTGTTGCTAAAACAATTTCGTGTCGATTTTTCTTTAAGAGTGCTCCGACAATTTCCTCGTTTATCCCTTTATCATATAAATCAGCCGTATCAAAATAATTCATGCCATAATCAAGTGCGGCCGCAATGACGTTCGCTGCTGCGTCTTTATTTGGCGGCAATGACATACACCCGAGACCCATTTCAGAAATTTCAATTTGACTCGTGCCTAAAATTCTTTTTTTCACGGTTATTTTCCTCCGAACTTCAGTATGATAGAAATAGATATACTAATGGTACAATGGATAGAACATGCAAAACAAGTAGGGGGCCTAGTAATGAGAAAATTCGAAGAGAAAACGATACAATCCGAAAAAATTTTTGATGGGAAAATCATTTCGTTAAAAGTTGATGACGTATTATTGCCTAATGGTGCAACGAGTAAGCGTGAAATTATTAATCATCCTGGTGCAGTAGCCATTATTGCCATTACAGAAAACAACAAAATTCTGCTTGTCGAACAATATCGTAAAGCACTGGAGCGTTCGATTATTGAAATTCCAGCTGGAAAAATTGAAAAGGATGAAGAGCCAATTGTTACGGCACGTCGAGAGTTAGAGGAAGAGACGGGCTATACAACTGATTCATTACACTATTTACAATCCTTTGCAACCTCTCCTGGCTTTGCAGATGAGATTATTCATGTTTATGTAGCACGCCATTTAATAAAAATGAAAACACCTGTGCAATTAGATGAAGATGAATTTGTAGAATTAATGGAAGTTTCGTTGGATGAGGCGGAAAAAATGGTGAATGATCAGCAAATTTTCGACGCAAAGACTGTTTTTGCTGTGCTATGGATGAAAATCAATTGTGCTTCGGAATAATTGCGTACTAAAACGGTTTTGTATATGTATAAAGTACGCTTTTTCGGAGACTAGGAATCAATAATTCCCCTCTTTTTTATGAGTAGGTAAACTACAAAGTGAAATTATGGAAGTTTAAAAATGTTGGCATATGAGCAGTAGACGAGCATAGATTGTATGGACAAGGGGGAGTCCAACATGCGCAAAATGATTTATGTTCAGTATGCAACAATGATTGTCCTATGCTTTATTAGCGGGGTAGCTTGCTATCAACTGTTTGACATACAGCAAGTAACCCAAATTATTGAATGGGGGGACCGCCGTTTACTGTCGGTGGACAAACCGAATTTTATTTGGAGTACAGTCCCATTTATTGCAGCCATTATGATTGTCTTATTATTTTCTACACATAAATATTTAACGATGATTGCCCCGATCTTTATCGCGATTAAGGTAACATTTTTAGGATTTAGTTCTGTCTTTTTACTTGTTC is part of the Solibacillus sp. FSL K6-1523 genome and harbors:
- a CDS encoding NUDIX hydrolase; its protein translation is MRKFEEKTIQSEKIFDGKIISLKVDDVLLPNGATSKREIINHPGAVAIIAITENNKILLVEQYRKALERSIIEIPAGKIEKDEEPIVTARRELEEETGYTTDSLHYLQSFATSPGFADEIIHVYVARHLIKMKTPVQLDEDEFVELMEVSLDEAEKMVNDQQIFDAKTVFAVLWMKINCASE